One genomic segment of Chelmon rostratus isolate fCheRos1 chromosome 22, fCheRos1.pri, whole genome shotgun sequence includes these proteins:
- the zgc:162331 gene encoding uncharacterized protein zgc:162331, producing MQTTPGYGSCVEQPGGWTGSRLDHLGSIMSGSAEGVFLSPPREALLHRCLTPMSPEAGHARGAGARPWTLLFPLLCALVLAGGSTPSPEDPQSAAATPLPESWTGTTIQLQPDLQTEAQTQEALTLTDAPTQSTTGNYTGLSCVPVLPPRRGSFYVESGTGVSVGSVLAFWCREGYQLVGSDKIYCNVRNGKPQWSNYLPVCEAIPRPEDRGLRVAVLASVVSGIVILAMSLSFLICCLQERSSRDRAKKEGRSRRREKRSARRGECWLEREEGEWEAFPPPKIFHLSQRMNPRLAPDSPLYLTGGLSGYENRGYQRSQESLLKASMPGLYRSESQLYPHVVLQRVPTPTAPSAPSAPSAPLYLHLPSTSSAASSPAHTTAHSQPHIMAQYPTPTYPPNPNTAVPAYPLPTPAPIYPNPNPTPQRPWQ from the exons CTCGGCAGCATCATGAGCGGCAGCGCAGAGGGggtcttcctctctccacccaGGGA AGCTCTTCTTCATCGCTGCCTGACCCCCATGTCTCCGGAGGCGGGACACGCTCGCGGCGCAGGCGCCCGCCCGTGGACGCTGCTGTTCCCCCTGCTCTGCGCCCTGGTCCTGGCCGGAGGATCCACGCCGAGCCCCGAGGACCCGCAGAGCGCCGCTGCCACGCCGCTGCCGGAGAGCTGGACCGGCACGACGATCCAGCTGCAGCCGGACCTGCAGACTGAAGCCCAGACACAGGAAGCTCTGACTCTGACAGACGCGCCGACTCAGAGCACCACCGGCAACTACACAG gCCTGTCCTGTGTCCCTGTCCTGCCGCCACGCCGCGGTTCCTTCTACGTGGAGAGTGGCACAGGCGTGTCTGTCGGCAGCGTGTTGGCCTTCTGGTGCAGAGAGGGATACCAGCTGGTCGGCAGCGACAAAATCTACTGCAATGTCAGGAACGGCAAACCACAGTGGAGCAACTACCTGCCCGTCTGCGAAG CCATCCCCAGACCTGAGGACCGTGGTCTGAGAGTGGCCGTGTTGGCTTCAGTGGTGAGTGGCATCGTCATCCTCGCCATGTCCCTGTCCTTCCTCATCTGCTGCCTCCAGGAACGATCCAGTCGGGACCGAGCCAAGAAGGAGGGACGGAGCAG GCGCAGAGAGAAGCGCTCAGCCCGTCGCGGCGAGTGTTGGCTCGAGCGGGAAGAGGGTGAGTGGGAGGCTTTCCCTCCCCCCAAGATCTTCCATCtatcccagaggatgaacccccGCCTGGCTCCCGACAGCCCCCTCTACCTGACCGGAGGACTCAGTGGATATGAGAACAGAGGATACCAGAG aaGTCAGGAGAGTTTGCTGAAGGCCTCCATGCCCGGACTCTACCGCTCCGAGTCCCAGCTTTACCCGCACGTCGTCCTGCAGAGGGTCCCGACCCCAACTGCGCCCTCTGCCCCTTCAGCTCCATCCGCCCCCCTctacctccacctcccctccacctcctccgccGCCTCCTCACCCGCCCACACAACCGCCCACAGCCAACCTCACATCATGGCGCAGTATCCTACCCCGACGTACCCACCCAACCCCAACACAGCTGTGCCCGCCTACCCCCTCCCGACACCGGCGCCTATCTACCCCAACCCCAACCCAACGCCACAGCGGCCATGGCAGTAG